The Vibrio tubiashii ATCC 19109 genome has a segment encoding these proteins:
- the astA gene encoding arginine N-succinyltransferase → MLVVRPIAMSDYDALHTCAVESGHGFTSLPVNEELLTNRITHSEYSFTKPDVNEPGDEGYLMVGFDNETGEVAGCTGIEASIGWDVPFYSYHISTVVHSSPKLGVNNVVKLLTFGNNYTGCSEICTLFLRPSFRQGLNGRLMSKCRFLMMAEHPERFSKTVFAEMRGVSDEEGNSPFWQWLQEHFFSIDFTMADYLTGIGKKGFIADLMPKLPIYINLLSKEAQAVIGQVHENTKPALRLLEKEGFTCRNYVDIFDGGPTVECDVRNIESVRHSFRAKVTIAEHTSSQNYLISNTSFEDFRATAAKAAYDQASDSVILSPEVANALKVNEGEFVRMLAQ, encoded by the coding sequence ATGCTGGTTGTTCGCCCTATCGCAATGTCGGATTACGATGCGCTGCATACATGCGCAGTGGAATCGGGTCACGGATTCACATCTCTACCGGTTAACGAAGAACTGTTAACCAATCGCATTACCCATTCAGAATATAGTTTTACCAAGCCGGACGTAAACGAGCCGGGTGATGAAGGCTATCTCATGGTTGGCTTTGATAATGAGACTGGCGAAGTCGCTGGTTGTACCGGGATTGAAGCCTCCATTGGTTGGGATGTGCCTTTTTACTCTTACCATATCAGTACCGTCGTTCACTCATCGCCAAAACTGGGTGTGAATAACGTGGTTAAGCTACTGACATTCGGTAACAACTACACTGGTTGTAGTGAAATTTGTACTCTGTTCTTAAGACCTTCTTTCCGTCAGGGCTTGAATGGCCGCTTGATGTCGAAGTGTCGTTTTCTAATGATGGCAGAGCATCCGGAAAGATTCTCGAAAACGGTCTTTGCTGAGATGCGCGGTGTATCAGATGAAGAAGGTAACTCACCATTTTGGCAATGGCTACAAGAGCATTTCTTCTCGATTGATTTCACTATGGCTGATTACCTCACTGGTATCGGCAAGAAAGGCTTTATTGCTGACCTTATGCCTAAGCTGCCAATTTACATCAACCTACTGAGCAAAGAGGCTCAAGCGGTGATTGGTCAAGTGCATGAAAACACTAAGCCAGCGTTACGCCTGCTAGAAAAAGAAGGCTTTACGTGTCGTAACTACGTCGACATCTTTGATGGCGGCCCAACGGTTGAGTGTGATGTACGCAATATCGAGTCGGTCCGTCACTCATTTAGAGCAAAAGTCACTATCGCGGAACACACCAGTTCTCAAAACTACTTGATCTCAAACACGTCGTTTGAAGACTTTCGCGCAACTGCGGCGAAAGCGGCTTACGATCAGGCTTCAGATTCAGTGATTTTGTCTCCTGAAGTGGCTAATGCCCTCAAAGTTAACGAAGGCGAATTCGTTCGCATGTTGGCTCAATAG
- the astD gene encoding succinylglutamate-semialdehyde dehydrogenase, producing MTHWIAGEWVAGQGESMNSQSPYNNEVIWQGDSATPQQVEQAVSAARSAFVGWKKLSFAEREAIVLAFAEKVKENSEQIAEIIAKETGKPIWETRTEAAAMAGKIAISIRAYHDRTGEAQREAAGNQIVLRHRPLGVMAVFGPYNFPGHLPNGHIVPALLAGNTVVFKPSEQTPLTGEFAMKLWDQVGLPKGVINLVQGAKETGIALADSKGLDGVLFTGSANTGHILHKQFAGQPGKMLALEMGGNNPMVISENYGELDATVYTIIQSAFISAGQRCTCARRLYVPVGDKGDLLVSKLVAATNKIRVDQPFAEPAPFMGPQISKAAADFILAAQANLQKLGGESLIEAKAGEAAFVTPGIIDVTAIAELPDEEYFGPLLQVVRYQGLEKAVELANDTRFGLSAGLVSTDDGEWEYFVDHIRAGIVNRNRQLTGASGDAPFGGPGASGNLRPSAYYAADYCAYPMASMEGGETLLPATLSPGVEL from the coding sequence ATGACACATTGGATTGCTGGCGAATGGGTTGCAGGTCAAGGTGAGTCGATGAACTCACAAAGCCCATACAACAACGAAGTTATCTGGCAGGGCGACAGCGCAACACCGCAGCAAGTTGAGCAAGCGGTGTCAGCGGCACGCAGTGCATTCGTTGGCTGGAAAAAACTAAGCTTTGCTGAGCGTGAAGCGATCGTTCTCGCTTTTGCTGAAAAGGTAAAAGAGAACAGCGAACAAATCGCAGAAATTATCGCTAAAGAAACCGGTAAGCCAATTTGGGAAACGCGTACTGAAGCTGCGGCAATGGCAGGTAAGATTGCAATTTCAATTCGAGCTTACCATGACCGCACCGGTGAAGCTCAACGTGAAGCAGCAGGGAACCAAATCGTCCTTCGTCATCGCCCATTAGGTGTCATGGCGGTGTTTGGCCCATATAACTTCCCTGGGCACCTACCAAACGGTCATATCGTTCCTGCGCTACTGGCAGGTAATACCGTGGTATTTAAGCCGTCAGAGCAAACACCGCTAACCGGTGAGTTTGCCATGAAACTGTGGGATCAAGTTGGTCTGCCGAAAGGGGTGATCAACCTAGTGCAAGGTGCTAAAGAAACCGGTATCGCACTGGCTGATTCTAAAGGCTTAGATGGCGTGCTATTCACAGGTAGCGCGAATACAGGTCATATCCTGCATAAGCAGTTTGCCGGCCAACCGGGTAAGATGCTCGCGCTAGAAATGGGTGGTAACAACCCAATGGTGATCTCTGAAAATTACGGAGAGTTGGACGCGACCGTCTACACCATCATTCAATCAGCGTTTATCAGCGCGGGTCAACGTTGTACTTGTGCTCGCCGTTTGTATGTTCCAGTTGGTGACAAAGGTGACTTACTGGTCAGCAAGCTAGTGGCAGCAACCAATAAGATTCGTGTCGATCAGCCATTTGCTGAGCCAGCACCATTTATGGGCCCTCAGATCTCTAAAGCGGCTGCTGATTTTATTCTTGCTGCTCAAGCAAATCTACAAAAGTTAGGTGGCGAGAGCTTAATTGAAGCTAAAGCCGGAGAAGCTGCATTTGTAACACCTGGCATTATTGATGTTACCGCGATTGCTGAGCTACCAGATGAAGAGTACTTCGGCCCACTACTACAAGTGGTGCGTTATCAAGGTCTAGAGAAAGCGGTTGAGTTAGCCAACGATACTCGCTTTGGTCTATCAGCAGGCTTAGTTTCTACTGACGATGGTGAGTGGGAATACTTTGTCGACCATATTCGTGCTGGCATCGTAAACCGCAATCGCCAGTTAACTGGTGCAAGTGGTGATGCGCCATTTGGTGGCCCGGGCGCGTCAGGTAACTTACGCCCAAGTGCTTACTACGCAGCAGATTACTGTGCTTACCCTATGGCTTCGATGGAAGGAGGAGAAACACTTCTTCCTGCAACGCTAAGCCCAGGTGTTGAACTATAA
- a CDS encoding DUF1338 domain-containing protein, translating into MTPDVLFQQLWNDYIQRLCPSAEQVHQLLQEDEALINDHIALRTFNVEPLGIATLAQPFLDVGYKPCGDYVFESKKLVAKHYEHPDTKQPKVFISELKVEECSAELQAIVAKLVEQLDTSKLKGHEFLYGGRLWDISFADFQTLAKESEYASWLAAHGYGANHFTVSVNQLNAFEEVKGVNDHLRDSGFTINEFGGEVKGSPDVLLEQSSTMADKVVVTFTEGTEIIPGGFYEFAKRYPMSNGELYPGFVAASADKIFESTNG; encoded by the coding sequence ATGACGCCAGATGTTTTATTCCAACAGTTATGGAATGACTATATTCAACGCTTATGTCCCTCTGCTGAACAAGTCCACCAACTTCTGCAAGAAGACGAAGCGCTGATCAATGACCACATTGCTCTGCGCACTTTCAATGTAGAACCTCTGGGCATTGCGACCCTTGCACAACCATTCTTAGACGTAGGCTACAAGCCATGCGGTGACTATGTGTTTGAAAGCAAAAAGCTTGTTGCCAAACATTATGAGCACCCGGACACAAAACAGCCAAAAGTGTTCATCAGTGAATTGAAGGTTGAAGAGTGTTCAGCCGAGCTACAAGCTATTGTCGCTAAGCTTGTCGAGCAATTGGACACCAGCAAGCTAAAAGGTCATGAGTTCTTGTATGGCGGTCGTTTGTGGGACATTAGCTTTGCTGACTTCCAGACGTTAGCTAAAGAAAGTGAGTACGCTTCTTGGCTGGCAGCGCATGGTTACGGCGCCAACCACTTTACTGTTAGCGTCAATCAGCTCAATGCATTTGAAGAAGTGAAAGGCGTCAATGACCACCTACGCGATTCCGGCTTTACCATCAATGAGTTTGGTGGCGAAGTGAAGGGGTCTCCTGATGTGCTGCTAGAGCAATCTTCAACGATGGCGGATAAAGTTGTGGTAACCTTCACCGAAGGTACAGAGATTATCCCTGGCGGTTTCTACGAGTTTGCTAAGCGCTACCCAATGAGCAACGGTGAACTTTATCCAGGATTTGTCGCAGCTTCTGCTGACAAGATCTTCGAGAGTACTAACGGCTAG
- the crp gene encoding cAMP-activated global transcriptional regulator CRP, whose amino-acid sequence MVLGKPQTDPTLEWFLSHCHIHKYPSKSTLIHAGEKAETLYYIVKGSVAVLIKDEEGKEMILSYLNQGDFIGELGLFEEDQERTAWVRAKSPCEVAEISFKKFRQLIQVNPDILMRLSAQMASRLQVTSQKVGDLAFLDVTGRIAQTLLNLAKQPDAMTHPDGMQIKITRQEIGQIVGCSRETVGRILKMLEEQNLISAHGKTIVVYGTR is encoded by the coding sequence ATGGTTCTAGGTAAACCTCAAACCGACCCAACATTAGAGTGGTTTCTTTCACATTGTCATATTCATAAGTACCCTTCAAAAAGCACGCTAATTCACGCGGGCGAGAAAGCTGAAACTTTGTACTACATCGTAAAAGGTTCAGTAGCGGTTCTTATTAAAGACGAAGAAGGTAAGGAAATGATCCTTTCTTACCTAAACCAAGGTGACTTTATCGGTGAACTTGGTCTATTCGAAGAAGACCAAGAGCGTACAGCATGGGTTCGTGCTAAATCTCCTTGTGAAGTTGCGGAAATCTCATTTAAGAAATTCCGTCAGCTTATCCAAGTAAACCCAGACATCCTAATGCGCTTATCTGCGCAAATGGCAAGCCGCCTACAAGTGACTAGCCAAAAAGTAGGTGACCTAGCATTCCTAGACGTAACTGGCCGTATTGCTCAAACGCTACTAAACCTAGCGAAGCAACCAGATGCGATGACTCACCCAGATGGCATGCAGATTAAGATCACTCGTCAAGAAATCGGTCAAATCGTTGGCTGTTCTCGTGAGACAGTAGGTCGTATCTTAAAGATGCTAGAAGAGCAGAACCTAATTTCTGCACACGGTAAAACTATCGTGGTTTACGGTACTCGTTAA
- a CDS encoding phosphoribulokinase, whose amino-acid sequence MSAKHPIIAVTGSSGAGTTTTSEAFRKMFNMMDVKPAWVEGDSFHRFTRPEMDVEIRKAREQGRHISYFGPQANDFNGLEEFFRKYGQEGVGQIRRYLHTFDEAVPYNQMPGTFTPWQDLPENSDVLFYEGLHGGVVDGEVNVSQHVDFLIGMVPIVNLEWIQKFVRDTRDRGHSREAVMDSIVRSMDDYLNYITPQFSRTHINFQRVPTVDTSNPLNAKGIPSLDESFVVIRLRGIKNVDYPYLLAMIDGAFMSRHNTIVVPGGKMSFAMELIVKPILQQLIETGKIG is encoded by the coding sequence ATGTCAGCAAAACACCCGATTATTGCGGTCACTGGTTCCTCTGGAGCTGGTACCACAACGACTTCTGAAGCTTTCCGCAAGATGTTCAATATGATGGACGTCAAACCCGCTTGGGTTGAAGGCGATAGCTTCCACCGCTTTACGCGCCCTGAAATGGATGTCGAAATCCGAAAGGCACGTGAGCAGGGTCGCCATATCAGTTACTTTGGCCCTCAGGCGAACGACTTCAATGGACTTGAAGAGTTCTTCCGCAAGTACGGTCAAGAAGGCGTCGGTCAAATCCGCCGTTACCTGCATACTTTCGATGAAGCGGTTCCATACAACCAAATGCCAGGCACCTTTACGCCTTGGCAAGATCTGCCAGAAAACTCCGACGTCCTGTTTTATGAAGGTCTGCATGGCGGTGTTGTCGATGGCGAGGTTAACGTATCACAGCATGTTGATTTTCTGATTGGCATGGTGCCTATCGTGAACCTTGAATGGATTCAGAAATTCGTTCGTGATACCCGCGATCGTGGTCACTCGCGTGAAGCGGTGATGGACTCTATCGTCCGCTCCATGGATGACTACCTGAACTACATTACCCCCCAATTTTCTCGTACTCATATTAACTTTCAGCGTGTCCCTACCGTCGACACATCTAACCCGCTTAACGCCAAAGGCATTCCGAGTTTAGATGAGAGTTTTGTTGTTATTCGATTACGAGGCATTAAAAACGTAGATTACCCATATCTACTGGCAATGATTGATGGGGCATTTATGTCGCGTCATAACACGATTGTTGTCCCTGGCGGTAAGATGAGTTTTGCCATGGAGCTAATCGTTAAACCGATACTTCAACAGCTCATCGAAACGGGCAAAATTGGTTAA
- a CDS encoding YheU family protein: MIVPWQQIEPATLENLIREFVLREGTDYGDVEISLQNKIDQIRTQLESGEAVVVFSELHETVDIQLKRKF, from the coding sequence ATGATCGTTCCATGGCAACAAATCGAGCCAGCAACACTAGAAAATCTCATTCGGGAATTTGTCCTGCGTGAAGGGACTGACTACGGGGATGTCGAGATCTCGCTGCAAAACAAAATCGACCAGATACGTACCCAGTTGGAATCAGGGGAAGCGGTTGTTGTCTTCTCAGAACTGCACGAAACCGTCGATATTCAACTCAAACGAAAGTTTTAG
- a CDS encoding hydrolase encodes MTHFVAAKGLANPHLQTLAPRFIRKKALFEPIWQTLDTPDGDFLDIAWSEDINGKSAKSKPIFVLFHGLEGCFYSPYANGLMDAFAKQGWLSVMMHFRGCSGKPNKLARAYHSGEVEDARFFLEHLDSLFPHQTKVAVGISLGGNMLANYLAKYNQEPLIDAATIVSAPLDLSACSERIEQGFSKLYKNYLLSSLKKSALQKHQLLKGELGLSYQNIKRVTKLYEFDDLITAPLHGFKDAEDYYQRCSGIHRLKEITLPTQIIHAKDDPFMTDAVIPKYVLPDNIDYRLFEQGGHVGFVTGSALKPRFWLEEALPAYYESLALSA; translated from the coding sequence ATGACTCATTTTGTTGCCGCTAAAGGATTAGCCAACCCACACCTACAAACGCTTGCTCCGCGCTTTATTCGCAAAAAAGCCCTGTTTGAACCAATCTGGCAAACTTTAGATACTCCGGATGGAGACTTCCTCGATATCGCTTGGAGTGAAGATATCAATGGCAAGTCAGCCAAAAGCAAGCCGATTTTTGTTTTGTTCCACGGTTTGGAAGGATGTTTCTACAGCCCGTATGCTAATGGTTTAATGGACGCTTTTGCAAAGCAAGGCTGGCTGTCGGTGATGATGCATTTTCGTGGCTGTAGCGGTAAACCCAACAAACTTGCTCGCGCCTATCACTCAGGTGAAGTGGAAGACGCCCGTTTCTTCCTTGAACATCTAGATTCGCTGTTCCCACACCAAACTAAAGTCGCGGTAGGAATTTCTCTTGGCGGCAATATGCTGGCCAACTACCTTGCCAAGTACAATCAAGAGCCTCTGATTGATGCCGCCACCATAGTGTCTGCGCCACTAGACCTGTCTGCCTGCTCTGAGCGCATCGAACAAGGCTTTTCCAAGCTGTATAAAAATTATCTCCTGTCATCGCTGAAGAAAAGCGCACTGCAAAAGCATCAACTGCTGAAAGGAGAGCTTGGCTTGAGCTATCAAAACATCAAACGCGTAACTAAACTGTACGAGTTTGACGACCTAATCACCGCCCCGCTGCATGGTTTCAAGGACGCAGAAGACTATTATCAGCGCTGCTCGGGCATCCATCGCCTAAAAGAAATCACTCTACCCACACAGATCATACATGCGAAAGACGATCCGTTCATGACCGATGCTGTGATTCCCAAATATGTCTTGCCTGATAACATTGACTACCGACTGTTTGAACAAGGTGGGCATGTTGGTTTTGTTACCGGCAGTGCGTTAAAACCGAGGTTTTGGCTCGAAGAGGCACTACCTGCATACTATGAAAGTTTGGCTCTCTCCGCGTAG
- a CDS encoding TIGR02444 family protein, protein MSSKHVAISLTLERLWQFSLQYYSVREVKEACLHLQNHFKGNVNLLLLLKWLDEQQVCFQEQDWHKVEECLGRSEALLHSYRELRRKLKLHLPDTLYRESLQFELQLEKQQQSDLVDCINSIELTVNHAEPLTLRYCRQLGGEQLYEAFAEPIDDIANL, encoded by the coding sequence ATGAGTTCAAAGCACGTCGCTATTTCTTTAACACTGGAACGGTTGTGGCAATTTAGCTTGCAGTATTACAGTGTGCGAGAAGTAAAAGAGGCGTGCCTCCATCTGCAAAATCATTTCAAAGGTAACGTTAACCTACTCCTGCTGCTTAAATGGCTTGATGAGCAGCAGGTTTGCTTTCAAGAACAGGACTGGCACAAGGTTGAAGAATGCCTTGGACGCTCAGAAGCCTTACTGCACAGTTACCGCGAGCTAAGACGAAAACTCAAGCTCCACCTCCCAGATACCTTGTATCGTGAATCACTGCAATTTGAGCTGCAATTAGAAAAGCAGCAGCAATCTGATCTGGTCGATTGCATCAACAGTATTGAACTTACAGTGAATCACGCAGAGCCCCTTACTTTACGTTACTGCCGCCAATTAGGCGGTGAACAGCTGTATGAGGCTTTTGCTGAACCTATCGATGATATCGCCAATCTATAA
- a CDS encoding ABC transporter ATP-binding protein gives MITFSGIQLLRGGKPLLDQASATIHPGDKVGLVGKNGCGKSTLFALIKDELSIDAGNFSKPAHWEMAWVAQETPALERSAIEYVIDGDREYRRLESELETAEQQDKGTLVAEIHGKIETIGGYSIRARAAELLDGLGFSQDQMSWNLTQFSGGWRMRLNLAQALLCRSDLLLLDEPTNHLDLDAVMWLERWLQNYPGTLVLISHDRDFLDPIVGRVIHVENQQLNEYTGNYSSFEDQRAQKLILQQAQFEKQQKQMSHMQSYIDRFRYKASKARQAQSRIKALERMEKVLPAQLDNPFSFQFRDPEALPNPIIMMDEVSAGYGDNLILEKIRLNLVPGSRIGLLGRNGAGKSTLIKLLSRELIPQGGDLTYSQGVKIGYFAQHQLETLHPEETPLQHMMQIAPDKNELELRNYLGSFGFQGEKALEKVAPFSGGEKARLVLALIVWQKPNLLLLDEPTNHLDLDMRQALTMALQTFEGAMVIVSHDRYLLRATTDDLYLVHDRQVAPFDGDLADYYKWLTEQQKAERREAQALQPEKSSVNSAAAKKDQKRREAEFRKQTAPIRKNLTKLEEKMDKLGVKLAEAETQLSDNSLYDAENKAKLNEVLAIQANSKSELEDVEMEWMALQEELENMEQEFNSQ, from the coding sequence ATGATTACCTTCTCTGGCATCCAGCTTCTTCGAGGTGGCAAACCACTTCTAGATCAAGCTTCGGCAACCATTCATCCAGGCGATAAAGTCGGTCTAGTCGGCAAAAACGGTTGTGGTAAATCAACCCTATTCGCCCTGATCAAAGACGAACTCTCTATTGACGCGGGTAACTTCAGTAAGCCGGCGCACTGGGAAATGGCTTGGGTGGCACAGGAAACCCCTGCACTGGAGCGTAGTGCGATTGAGTATGTCATTGATGGTGACCGTGAATACCGCCGCTTAGAATCAGAGCTGGAGACGGCAGAGCAACAGGACAAAGGCACTTTAGTCGCCGAAATCCATGGCAAGATTGAAACCATTGGTGGCTACAGTATTCGCGCACGCGCCGCAGAGCTACTCGATGGTTTAGGCTTTAGCCAAGATCAGATGAGCTGGAACCTCACTCAGTTTTCTGGTGGTTGGCGTATGCGCCTTAACCTTGCACAAGCACTACTTTGTCGCTCCGATCTTTTGCTACTCGATGAGCCAACCAACCACTTAGATCTTGATGCTGTTATGTGGCTCGAACGCTGGCTACAGAACTACCCTGGCACGCTTGTCCTTATCTCTCACGACCGTGATTTCCTAGATCCTATCGTCGGTCGCGTTATTCATGTCGAAAACCAGCAACTCAATGAGTACACGGGTAACTACTCTTCGTTTGAAGATCAGCGCGCGCAAAAGCTTATCTTGCAGCAAGCTCAATTTGAAAAGCAGCAAAAGCAAATGTCGCATATGCAAAGCTATATCGACCGCTTCCGCTATAAAGCCTCAAAAGCTCGCCAAGCACAAAGCCGCATCAAAGCTCTTGAGCGTATGGAAAAAGTGCTACCTGCTCAGCTTGATAACCCATTCAGTTTCCAGTTCCGCGATCCCGAGGCCTTGCCAAACCCAATCATCATGATGGATGAAGTGTCGGCGGGCTATGGTGACAATCTGATTTTAGAAAAGATTCGCCTTAACCTAGTCCCTGGTAGTCGCATTGGTCTGCTAGGTCGCAATGGTGCAGGTAAATCAACGCTCATCAAATTGCTCTCGCGTGAACTTATTCCTCAGGGCGGCGACTTAACCTACTCACAAGGCGTCAAGATTGGCTACTTTGCTCAGCACCAGTTGGAAACGCTGCACCCTGAAGAAACACCACTGCAACATATGATGCAAATCGCCCCAGATAAGAACGAGCTTGAACTGCGTAACTATCTAGGCAGTTTTGGCTTCCAAGGCGAAAAGGCGCTAGAAAAAGTCGCACCGTTTTCTGGTGGTGAGAAAGCGCGACTAGTACTGGCTTTAATCGTGTGGCAAAAGCCTAATCTGCTGCTCCTCGATGAACCAACTAACCACCTTGACTTGGATATGCGCCAAGCGCTCACGATGGCCCTACAAACCTTTGAAGGTGCCATGGTGATTGTTTCGCACGACCGCTACTTGTTACGTGCAACCACAGATGATCTGTATCTTGTGCATGACCGCCAAGTTGCACCATTTGATGGCGACCTAGCTGACTACTACAAGTGGCTGACGGAACAACAAAAAGCCGAGCGCCGAGAGGCTCAAGCTCTGCAACCTGAAAAGAGCTCTGTGAATAGCGCGGCGGCAAAGAAAGATCAAAAACGTCGTGAAGCCGAGTTCCGTAAGCAAACGGCACCAATTCGCAAAAACCTGACAAAACTTGAAGAAAAAATGGATAAGTTGGGCGTTAAACTTGCGGAAGCAGAAACGCAATTATCAGATAACTCACTTTATGATGCCGAAAATAAAGCTAAACTTAACGAAGTGTTAGCTATTCAGGCCAATAGCAAAAGTGAGCTAGAAGATGTCGAAATGGAATGGATGGCTCTGCAAGAAGAGCTAGAGAATATGGAGCAGGAGTTCAATAGCCAATGA
- the kefG gene encoding glutathione-regulated potassium-efflux system ancillary protein KefG — protein sequence MQSLSSDKPKVLVLYAHPESQTSVANQMMIKKIESLDHVHVHDLYAHYPDFFIDVPAEQQLLEEHDVIVFHHPLYMYSCPALLKEWFDRVLGKGFAYGKGEALKGKYWRSVITTGGKEEAFGRSGYNRYPLDEILQPFELTAALCQMEWIEPLVLYWARNVSEMERYQHAETYRQWLNNPLLTYTEQVVGGGNGA from the coding sequence ATGCAGAGTTTATCATCCGACAAGCCTAAAGTGTTGGTGCTTTACGCCCATCCAGAGTCACAAACTTCTGTGGCTAATCAAATGATGATCAAGAAGATTGAATCGCTTGATCACGTCCACGTGCACGATCTTTATGCACACTACCCAGATTTTTTTATTGATGTTCCGGCTGAGCAGCAATTGCTTGAAGAACACGATGTGATTGTGTTCCACCATCCTCTTTATATGTACTCTTGCCCCGCTTTGCTTAAAGAGTGGTTCGATCGCGTTCTCGGTAAGGGGTTCGCCTACGGCAAGGGAGAAGCGCTGAAAGGAAAATACTGGCGCAGCGTGATTACCACCGGAGGCAAAGAAGAAGCTTTTGGGCGCTCCGGTTACAACCGCTATCCGCTCGATGAAATTCTGCAGCCGTTTGAGCTTACTGCAGCGTTGTGTCAGATGGAGTGGATTGAGCCGTTGGTGCTCTATTGGGCGCGTAATGTCAGTGAAATGGAACGCTATCAACATGCAGAGACCTATCGTCAATGGCTGAATAATCCATTGCTAACCTATACTGAACAAGTAGTAGGGGGTGGGAATGGCGCTTGA